The genomic segment GATATCACTGCTAAAGCAAGCGTTAGAGCTCTACTTAAGAATCTTCCGAGATCAGCAGGTAGAAACAGTAACGGTAGAATCACTTCTCGTCACAGAGAAGCAGGTGCTAAAAAACTATATAGAATCATCGATTTTAAAAGAAATAAATTTAACATCGAAGGTACAGTAGCAACTGTTGAGTACGACCCATACAGAAACTGTAGAATCTGTCTTATCAAATATGTTGATGGTGACAGAAGATATGTACTTCAACCAAAAGGACTTAATGTAGGTGATAAGATCATGTCAGCTGAGTCAGGACTTGATATCAAGACTGGTAATGCAATGAAATTGATGAACATCCCAGTAGGTACATTGGTTCACAACATTGAATTGAATCCTGGTCATGGTGGTCAGATCGCACGTTCAGCGGGTGGTTATGCACAGATCATGGGTAGAGATGGTAAATACGTTTCACTTAGACTTCCATCTGGTGAAATGAGATATGTACTTGGTGCATGTCTTGCAACAATCGGTACTGTTGGTAACGAAGATTTCTCAAATATCGTTATCGGTAAAGCTGGTAGAAGCAGACACCTTGGTATCAGACCACAAACACGTGGTTCTGCGATGAACCCTATCGATCACCCACACGGTGGTGGTGAAGGTAAAACAAACTCAGGACGTCATCCAGTATCTCCATGGGGTACTCCGGCTAAAGGGTTTAAAACTCGTAAGAAAAAAGCTAGTGATAAGTTAATTATCTCTAAGCGTAAAAAGTAAGGGGCTAAGATATGGCAAGATCGACAAAAAAAGGTCCATTCATCGATGGTCACCTAATGAAAAAAGTGCTTAAAGCAAAAGAAGAAGGTTCAAACAAACCTATTAAAACTTGGTCAAGAAGATCAGTGATCTTCCCTGAGTTTATCGGTTTGACAATCAACGTTCACAATGGTAGACAATTTGTACCAGTATTTGTAACTGAAAACCATGTAGGTTACAAATTGGGTGAATTTGCACCAACAAGAACATTTAAGGGCCATAAAGGTTCTGTACAGAAGAAGGTAGGTTAATTATGAGTAGAGCATTATTAAAATTCGTAAGAGTATCACCTACTAAAGCTAGACTTATCGCTAGAGAAGTTCAGGGTATGAATGCTGAGCTTGCTCTTGCAGCACTTGAGTTTATGCCTAATAAAGCAGCGGGTATCGTTTCTAAAGTAATTGCATCTGCAGTTGCTAACGGTGATTTTGAGCCAGAAGAAGTGGTGATCACTTCTTGTAGAGTTGATAAAGCAGCGGTAATGAAAAGATGGAGACCAAGAGCTAGAGGTACAGCTTCTAGAATCATTAAACCAACAGCGCACATTTTAGTTGAAGTTGGCGTAGCTGAAAAAACTGGGGAGGACGCATAATATGGGTCAAAAAGTAAATCCTATAGGTCTTAGACTTGGAATCAACAGAAACTGGGAATCAAGATGGTTCCCTGCAAAAGGTAGAGCACCTGAATTTATCGCAGAAGATCATAAAATCAGAAAATACCTTAAAAAAGAACTTTTCTATGCGGGTGTTTCTAACATCATCATCGAAAGAACAGTAAAAAAGTTAAGAGTAAATATCGTAACGGCTAGACCTGGTATCATTATCGGGAAAAAAGGTGCAGATATTGAAAAATTGAAAGCAACACTTATCAAAATGCTTGGTAAAGATGTAGCGATCAACATCAAAGAAGAGAAGCGTCCTCAAGCTTCAGGTCAATTAGCAGCTGAAAATGTTGCAACACAACTTGAAAGAAGAGTTGCGTTTAGACGTGCAATGAAAAAAGTGATCCAAGGTGCACTTAAATCAGGTGCAAAAGGGATCAAGATCTCTGTATCTGGTCGTCTTGGTGGTGCTGAAATGGCAAGAACTGAGTGGTACCTAGAGGGTAGAGTTCCTCTTCATACACTTAGAGCGAAGATCGATTACGGTTTTGCTGAAGCGCATACGACTTATGGAATCATTGGTATTAAAGTTTGGATCTTCAAAGGTGAAGTTCTTGCTAAAGGTATCCAAGCTGAGCCACAAGAAGAGAAAAAAGGTGGTAGAAAGCCATCTAGAAAAAGAGGTGAATAATCATGCTAATGCCTAAAAGAACTAAATGGAGAAAGCAGATGAAAGGCCGCAACCGCGGTAAATCTTTCAGAGGTAACAAAATTGAGTTTGGTGATATCGCGATCAAAGCAACTGAAGCTGGTAGAATCGATTCTAGACAGATCGAAGCTGCGCGTATTACAATGACTAGAAAAATTTCAAGAACAGGTAAAACTTGGATCAGAGTTTTCCCTGACAAACCACTTACAGCTAAACCACTTGAAACAAGAATGGGTAAAGGTAAAGGTGGAGTTGACAAATGGGTAATGAACATCAAGCCAGGTAGAATTATTTTCGAAATGGCAGGCGTTGAAGAAACACTTGCAAGAGCAGCGTTAACACTTGCGATTCATAAAATGCCATTTAAGTGTAAAATTATCACTTCAAAGGATAGTAATGAACTATATTGATTTAAAAGATAAAAGTGAAGCAGAACTTACTGCAATGCTTAAAGAGAAAAAACTTGAATTGTTTACGTTAAATGCAAAGCAAAAGACTATGCAGCTTACAAACACTTCTGAGTTAAGAGTAGCGAAAAAAGATATCGCTAGAATTCAAACAGCATTAACTGCTGCTAGATCGAAGTAAAGGGTCAGACATGCCAAAAAGACAAATACAAGGTACTGTGATCAAAAAAGCTGGAGAAAAAACTGCAACTGTTCTAGTTGAAAGAAGAGTTCTTCACCCAAGATATCACAAGACTGTAAAAAGATTTAAAAAATATCTTATTCACGATGAGAAGAACGACATCAATGTTGGAGATACAGTGAGCGCTATCGAATGTAGACCACTTTCAAAAACAAAAAGCTTCAGACTTCTTGAAATCGTGAAGAGAGGAGAAGTGTAATGATCCAAGGTTTTACAAGATTAAATGTAGCAGATAACTCTGGTGCGAAAGAGATCATGTGTATCAAGGTTCTTGGTGGATCTAAAAGAAGATATGCATCAGTAGGTGACGTGATCGTTGCTTCTGTGAAGAAAGCACTTCCTACTGGAAAAGTAAAAAAAGGTAAAGTTGTTAAAGCAGTTGTTGTTAGAACTAAAAAAGAGATTCAGAGAGAAAATGGGTCACTTATCAGATTTGACGACAATGCAGCAGTAATTATCGATGATAAAAGAGAGCCAATAGGTACACGTATCTTTGGTCCTGTAAGTCGTGAAACAAGATATGCAGGTTTTATGAAAATTGTATCACTTGCACCGGAGGTATGGTAATGGCTAAAACATTCAAGATCAAAAAAGGTGACCAGGTAATGGTTATCGCTGGTGATGACAAAGGTACAGTTGGAGAAGTTCTTCAAGTACTTACAAAAAAAGATGCAGTAATCGTTGCAGGTTGTAAAACAGCTAAAAAAGCTGTAAAACCAAGCGAAGAAAATAAAGAGGGTGGATTTGTGAACAAAGAAATGCCGATCCATATCTCAAATGTAAAAAAAGTAGAGGGTTAATCCTATGAGTAGAATGAAGCAAAAGTACAATGACATCGTTCCTGCGCTCAGAGAAGAGTGTGGGGTTACAAATGCGATGCAGACTCCGAAGCTTGAAAAGATAGTTATCTCTGTTGGTGCCGGTGAAGAAGGTAAGGACACTAAGCTAATTGCAAATATGGCAGATACTATCTCACTGATCGCTGGTCAAAAAGCGATCATCGTGAATGCAAAAAAATCTGTTGCAGGATTTAAAGCCAGAGAAGGTGCTCCAAGTGGTATTAAAGTAACACTTAGAGGTGAAAACATGTATAACTTCTTTGATAAACTTGTATCTATTGCTCTTCCAAGAGTAAAAGACTTTAGAGGTACACCAAGAAAAGGTTTTGACGGGCGTGGTAACTACAACTTCGGTCTTCAAGAGCAATTGATGTTCCCAGAGGTTGTATTTGATAAAGTGATCAAGACACATGGTATGAACATCACTATCGTAACAAGTACTGAAGATGATAAACAAGCATTCACGCTTTTAGAAAAGCTTGGTATGCCTTTCGCTAAAGGGAGAACTAATGGCTAAGAAATCAATGATAGCTAAGCAAAAGAGAAAAGCAAAATTCTCTACGCAAGCATATACAAGATGTAACATTTGTGGTAGACCTCACTCAGTATACAGAGACTTCGGTATTTGTCGTGTGTGTTTAAGAAAAATGGCCAATGAAGGTCTAATCCCTGGTATGCGTAAAGCAAGCTGGTAAGGAGCAGAAAAGATGATGACAGACATAATTGCAGACTCTCTTACTCGTATAAGAAATGCTGCGCAAAGAAGACTAGACGTAACAACACTTCTTCACTCAAACACGATTGAAGCAACCGTATCTATTTTTGTAGACAAAGGTTACCTTGAGAGTTACAAAGTAAAAGAAGATGGAAACAAAAAAACAATAAAAGTAGTTCTTAAATATGATGAGAATGAAAAAAGCGTGATCAATGAGATCAAAAAAATCTCTAAGCCTGGTAGACGTGTTCACCAAGGTAAAGATGAGATTAGAACATTTAAAAATGGTTACGGTACTTTGGTTGTTTCAACAAGCCAAGGTGTTCTTGCTAACGATGAAGCGTTTAAACGTGGAATCGGTGGTGAAGTAATCTGTAGTATTTGGTAAGGAATAAAAGATGTCAAGAATAGGAAAAAGACCAGTAACTGTGGCAAGTGGTATTGAAGTATCACTAGACGGTACGACTCTCGTGGCTAAAAAAGGCAATCTTGAAAAGAGACTTGAAACTCATGGTAGAGTTGGGATCAGTATTGATGGTTCAGAAGTGACTTTTGAAAGAAAAGGTGATGAAAAACAAGATGCAGCGTACTGGGGAACATACAGAGCGCTTTTCAACAATATCATCATTGGTTTGGACCAAGGATACACTAAATCTTTAGAGATCAATGGTGTTGGTTACAGAGCAGCTGTTCAAGGTAAAGTACTTAACCTTCAATTGGGTCACTCACATGATATTAACTTTGATATCCCTGAGGGACTTGAAATCACAGTTGAGAAAAACGTGATCACTGTAAAAGGTACAGATAAGCAAGCAGTGGGTCAAGCTGCTGCTGAGATTAGAGATTTCAGACCACCAGAGCCATATAAAGGTAAAGGTGTGAAGTATACTGATGAAGTGATCATCAGAAAAGCTGGTAAAGCAGCTGGTAAGTAAGGAGCGGTAGATGTTAAAAAGTATTCAAAAAAGAAAAAATAAACTTCGCGCTCAAAGAAAAGCTAGAGTAAGAGGTAAGATCTTCGGTACAGAGACAAACCCAAGATTGACTGTATTTAAGTCAAACAAGCATTTTTATACTCAAGCTATTGATGATACTACTGGAACTACTCTTGCTTCTGCAGATGGTAGAAAGCTTGGTCTTAAAGCAAACCAGGAAGATGTAAAAAAAGTAGCTGCTGAGATGGCTAAAAACCTTGCTTCTAAAAACATTGAAACTGTTGTTTTCGACAGAAATGGTTACCTTTACCACGGTGTTGTTGCATCATTCGCTGATGCACTTAGAGAAGCCGGAATCAAGTTTTAAGGAATCATGATGGAAGAAATAGAAAAAGAATTTGAAGAAGTAATCGTTAATATCGGTCGTGTTACCAAAGTTGTTAAGGGTGGTAGAAGATTTAGATTTACTGCACTTGTAGTGATCGGTGACAGAAACGGTACAGTTGGATACGGATTTGGTAAAGCCAAAGAAGTTCCTGATGCGATTAAAAAAGCGGTTGATGATGCTCACAAAAACCTTGTGAAAGTAAACATCAAAGGTACAACACTCGCACATGATATCGAGCACAAATTCAACGCAAGTAGAATCGTGCTTAGACCAGCGAGTGAAGGTACAGGTGTTATCGCCGGTGGTGCTGCGAGACCAGTACTTGAGCTTGCAGGGGTAAAAGATGTCCTTTCAAAATCAATCGGTTCTAACAACCCAAATAACCTAGTAAGAGCGACAATCCAAGCACTTACTAGAATCAAAGCGTAAGGGGTAAAGTATGGGTTTACATAATTTACAACCTGCTCCAGGTTCAACTCGTAACAGAAAAAGAGTTGGTCGTGGTCAAGGTTCAGGAACAGGTAAAACAGCTGGACGTGGTCAAAAAGGTCAAAAAGCTAGATCTGGTTACAAAAGAAAAAGAGGTTTTGAAGGTGGTCAAATGCCACTTTATAAAAGATTGCCTAAGATAGGTTTCACTTCTACAGTTGAAAAACCATATGTGATCAATGTAGAAAAGATCAAAGCAATCGCTGAACTTTCTGAGATTACGCTTGAAACGATCAAGTCAGTTCATAAGTTACAGAAGAATGTAACGAAAGTGAAGTTGATTGGTGCTAGCGCAAAAGATCTTGCTGCTAAGATCAAAGACGACGCTGTTACAACAAGCGGAAAATAATTATGGGCAATGCTTTAACTCAAAAAATCCTAATTACTTTAGGATTCCTTTTTGCGTACAGAGTTTTAGCCTATATCCCAACTCCAGGTGTTGATTTGAATGTGATCAAAGAGTTCTTTGATAGCAATTCAAACAATGCCCTTGGGCTAATGAATATGTTCTCTGGTAATGCCGTTGAACGTTTAAGTATCATCTCTTTAGGTATTATGCCTTATATTACTGCTTCCATCGTTATGGAACTTCTCGCAGCAACTTTCCCCGCACTTGGTCAAATGAAAAAAGAACGTGACGGTATGCAAAAGTATATGCAGATCATTCGATATTTCACAATTTTTATTACCGTAGTACAAGCTATTGGTGTATCTATGGGACTTCAGAGTATGACAGGAAGAGCTGGACAGAGTGCAGTGATGATCGATCCTATGATGTTTACAGTGATTACGACTTTCTCTATGCTGGCAGGTACGATGTTGTTGATGTGGATCGGTGAACAGATCACACAAAAAGGTATTGGTAACGGTATTTCACTGATTATCTTTGCTGGTATTGTGTCTGGACTACCATCTGCTATAGGAAATACAGTAAGAGCGGTAAATGCAGGTGAGATGAACTTCTTAGTTGTGCTTGGTATTTTGGCAATTATGCTGATCACTATCTTGGCGATTATCTATGTAGAACTTGGTGAGAGAAGAGTACCTATCTCGTATTCAAGAAAGACCATCATGCAGAATCAGACAAAGAGAGTGATGAACTATATTCCTGTGAAAGTAAACCTTTCAGGTGTTATTCCTCCTATCTTTGCTTCTGCAGTATTGATGTTCCCATTGACTATGTTGCAGTCGAGCACTACACCATTTCTTGTAGCGATCGCTGATTCATTGGCACCAGGAGGGATCACATTCAATGTGGTGACTTTCTTGTTGGTGATGTTCTTTGCATTTTTTTATGCATCCATTGCATTTAATGCCAAAGACATCGCAGACAATCTGAAAAGACAAGGTGGTTTCATCCCTGGTGTTAGACCGGGTGAGCATACCAAAGAGTTCTTGAATGAAGTTGCAAGTAGGCTAACGGGGTCAGGTGCAGTATACCTTGCGATCATTTCTACAGTACCATTTATGGTTATCTCTGGAATGGGCGCATCTTTCTATTTTGGTGGGGTTGCTGTACTTATTATCGTTCAAGTCGCACTCGATACTATGAGAAAAATCGAAGCACAAAGAACAATGAATCAATATGATACATTGGGTAATGTAGGTCTGTAATGGCTATTGCTATTAGAAAACCTGATGAGATCGCTAAGCTCAAGAGGGCTGGCGAGATCGTTGGAAAAACACTTCAATATCTTCAAAATACAATCAAACCAGGTATGACACTGAAAGAAATCGATGCTTTAGGTGAAGCGTATATCCGTGAACATGGTGCTGTACCATCGTTTAAGGGATTGTATGGTTTTACCGGTTCTGTATGTACTTCAGTCAATGAGGTATGTATCCATGGTATCCCTACAGATAGAGTAGTAGAAGAGGGTGATATTCTCGGTTTGGATATCGGTACAAAACTGGATGGTTATTTTGGTGATGCTGCGATCACAATGGCAGTGGGTAAAATATCTACTGAAGATGAAGCACTGATCAAATGTTCAAAAGGCGCTCTTTATCATGCAATAGATTCTATCAGAGAAGGTATGCGTTTTAAAGAATTGTCAAAGGTTCTTGAAGACTATATCGTATCAGCAGGGTATGTTCCATTGCGTGATTATTGTGGTCACGGTATCGGTACGAAAGCACATGATGAACCAAATATACCTAACTATCTTGAGGGCAAAGCAAACCAGGGACCTAAAATTAAAAATGGTATGGTCTTCTGTTTAGAGCCTATGGTATGTCAAAAAAGCGGTACTCCGGTAGTGCTTGAGGACAAATGGTCAGTCATCAGTGAGGATCAACTCAGATCAGCTCACTATGAGCACACGGTTGCAGTGGTAGACGGTAAAGCTATCATATTGACTGAAGCGTAAGCTTCATGATTTTGACACAAGATAAGAAACTAAAGTAGAAAATTCATAAAGGAATACAATGGCTAAAGATGATGTTATTGAGATTGACGGTAAAGTAGTTGAAGCATTGCCAAATGCGACATTCAGAGTTGAATTGGATAATGGTCACATTGTCCTTTGTCATATCGCTGGTAAGATGAGAATGCACTATATTAAAATTCTTCCGGGTGACAAAGTAAAAGTAGAACTTACGCCTTACAGCCTGGATAAAGGTCGTATCACATTTAGATACAAATAATGAGTATACTGTGATCTCCAAACGATAGAGATCACAGTTTCTTTCTATAGTTTTACTCTTAATAGACTATAATATAGCAATGCGAAAAATAACTCTAAATACCTCTTTGGTAAAAATCATACTTCTTTCCTCTTTTATTTTTATTTTTTTAGAACTATTTGCTTCCTTAATCATATGGAAAATGTATGAAGATAAACGGGCTGCAGTTTTTGAACGAAAAGTAAAAGTTTTTAACGATGTCTACAATAGTACACGTAAATCTTACTCGAAGATCACAAAACTACTTCATGATGAAATTATTAATACCACTGAGGTCATTGATCTGTTCAAACAGGCTAAAGATGCCAGTCCTGAAGAGCAGCAAGTCATACGTCTTACTTTATATAAATTATTGATCCCAACATATGAAAGCCTTAAATCGATCAATATCAGACAGTTACATTTTCACCTGCCCAATGTGAGTAGTTTTTTACGTTTTCATAAACCCGAGAAATATGGGGACTCATTGTTAGGGATAAGGCACTCTCTTGAAATAGTGAATAAAGAGAGGAGATATGTAGAAGGATTTGAGGAAGGAAGAATATATAACGGTTTTCGTTATGTCTACCCGCTCTTTGATGAAGAAAAGAGATATATAGGTAGTGTTGAAACCTCCCTCTCCTTCAAAGCATTAAGTAATGATATAGAAGAGACTCTTGGTGATGAAATAGACTTTATACTTAAAAAATCAATTGTGGAAAAAAAAGTATGGAAAGAGGAACAAAGCAACTATATAACAAGCCAGATCAACGATCAGTACATGAATGAAAGTGGAGATGCATATATTCCCATAGTTTCCAAGTATCAGAAGATCAATCAATCTATTTCGAAAGAAGTGACACAAAAAATGCAAAGCCAGACAGGGTTTTCTATTTGTAAAGATCAAACGATTGTCACCTTTATCCCCATCAGCAATGTTGAGGGAGATAGAAATGCAGCGTATCTCATAAGTTATGAAAATTCTGAAGAGATAAGCACCATTGCTAAAGATGCTTTGACCCTAATGGTGATATCTACCCTCATTCTATTGATTTTATCCATGCTTATTTTTGTAGTACTACAAAAAATTTCAAAGATCAATGAGATAGCTACGTATGACAGTCTTACCGGAGCTTACAATAGAAATACTATGAGTGAACTATTGGAATATGAACTGGAACGCATGGAACGTAAACATAAGCCACTCTCTATTCTCTACATTGATATAGATGATTTTAAATCAGTCAATGATAAGTATGGACATGAAAAGGGTGACTTTGTTTTGAAAGAAGTTGTTGATCTTATGATACAGAAACTAAGAAAGAGTGACCGTTTAGGACGATGGGGAGGAGAAGAGTTCCTTGTTATGTTGCCAGAAACAGATGAAGAGGAGGCGGTATTGGTCGCTGAAAAACTACGTGAAGTGATTTCCATGGGTGACTATCAAATAGCCAGAGAGGTTACCTGCAGTTTTGGGGTAGCAACACATATTGATGAGGAGAACCTTGATAGTATGATTGCCAGAGCCGACAGATATCTGTATAAAGCAAAAAAAGAGGGTAAAAATAGGGTAGTATCTCACTTATAATGATCTAGAATATGTACATATTATATGTATAAGAAAAAATTAATACAAATCTGGGTATAATCCTCCTCCCTATTACCATTAGGCTTTTAGGAAACTGCGCGAAGAATCTTTGATTAAGCCGCACCGATTACTCAAGGGTTGGATTATGATACATCAATAATCCACGCAAAACAGGGGTGTTTCTAAAACACTCTAGGTGCACAAATATATCGTAGGAGTAACCAATGAAGGTTAGACCATCAGTGAAAAAAATGTGTGATGACTGTAAAGTTATTAAACGCAAAGGTATCGTACGCGTGATTTGTAAAAATCCAAAACATAAACAAAGACAAGGATAAACATGGCACGTATTGCAGGTGTTGATTTACCACAAAAGAAAAGAATGGAGTATGCACTTACTTACATTTACGGAATTGGGTTGACAACTTCAAGAAAAATTCTTGATAGAACAGGTGTTGATTATAACAAAAGAGTACACGAACTTACAGATGCTGAAGCAGCAACAATTCGTAATGATATTCAAGAAAATGTTATGGTTGAAGGTGATCTTAGAAAAAAAGTGACTTTAGATATCAAAGCACTTATGGATCTAGGTTCATATAGAGGTCTCAGACATAGAAAAGGTCTACCAGTGCGTGGACAAAAAACAAAGACAAATGCGCGTACAAGAAAAGGTAAGCGTAAAACTGTCGGTGCGGCATAAGGAGTAGGTTAGATGGCTAAGAAAAAAGCAAAAAAAAGTATTGCTAAAGGTGTAGTATACGTAGCTGCAACTTTCAATAACACTGTGATCACAGTGACTGACGAAATGGGAAATGTTATCTCTTGGAGCAGTGCAGGTGCACTCGGTTTCAAAGGTAGCAAAAAATCAACTCCTTTTGCAGCGACTGAAGCTGTAGCTGATGCAATGTCAAAAGCAATGGAAAATGGTATTAAAGAAGTAGGGATCAAAGTTCAGGGTCCTGGTTCAGGTAGAGATACTGCAGTTAAAGCAATTGGTGCAACAGAAGGTATTCGTGTAACATTCTTAAAAGATATTACACCACTTCCACACAATGGTTGTAGACCACCTAAGAAGAGAAGGGTATAAGCATGGCAAGATATAGAGGTCCAGTTGAAAGACTAGAAAGAAGACTTGGTGTTGATCTTGGGTTAAAAGGTGAGAGAAGACTCGCTGGTAAAAGTGCATTGGAAAAAAGACCATATGCACCAGGACAACATGGACAAAGAAGAACAAAGATCAGTGAATATGGTCTTCAACTTCAAGAGAAGCAAAAAGCTAAATTTATGTATGGTGTAAGTGAAAAACAATTTAGAGCACTTTATAAAGAAGCAAACTCAAAAGAGGGTAACACAGGTTCTATCCTTATCCAACTTCTTGAGCAAAGACTTGATAATGTTGTTTACAGAATGGGATTCGCTACAACTAGAGCATCGGCAAGACAATTCGTAAACCACGGACATGTACTTGTAGATGGGAAAAGAGTAGATATCCCTTCATTTAGAGTTAAAGCAGGTCAAAAAATCGAGATTAGAGAGAAAAGTAAAACGAATCCTCAGATCCTTAGATCTATCGAACTTACAAATCAAACTGGTATGGTTGATTGGGTTGATATGGACAAAGAAAAACTTTTTGGTCTATTCACAAGAATTCCGGAGAGAGAAGAGATCGCAATCCCAGTTGAAGAGCGTCTAATCGTTGAGCTATACTCTAAATAATACATACATAAGTTAAAGGCTATTAATGAGAAAAATTAAAATTGCACCATTTATGCCAACGGAAGTGGAAGTAAATGAGATCAGTGCTAATCGTGCTGAGATCGTTGCTTATCCTTTTGAGAGCGGTTATGCTGTTACACTTGCACATCCACTAAGAAGACTGATCTTAGGTTCTTCTATCGGGTATGCACCTATTTCGATCAAGATCGAAGGTGCGGCACATGAGTTTGATAACATCAGAGGTATGCATGAAGATGTGGCTGTATTTATTATCAACCTAAAGAACATTCGTTTTAAAATAAAAGATGAAAGTGACAGAGTTGAATTGAAATACAGTTTCTCTGGTCACAAAGAAGTGACAGCACAAGACCTGAACAATGATCAAATTGAAGTTGTAAATGGTGATCTGCCACTTGCAACACTAAATGAAGATGCAGAGCTGAACTTTACAGTGGTTATCTCAAAAGGTATTGGTTATGTTCCAAGTGAAGACCTTAGAGATGATGTTGAAAGTGACAGCATTGCACTTGATGCTTTCTTTACTCCGGTAAGAAAAGCGAATTATAAGATTGATCCTGTACTTGTAGAGGACAATCCTAATTTTGAAAAGATCACATTCGATATTGAAACAGATGGTCAGATCGGTCCGGTTGAAGCATTTACAAATGCATTGGAAGTAATGAATAAGCAACTTTCTGTTTTTAATACGGTACTGGATCTAGATATCTCAGTAGCACCGGTGAAAAGAAACAGTGACGATAGCGAACTTAAACCTTTCATGCAGACTGTAGATAGTCTTGGCCTGAGTGCAAGATCATTCAATTCACTTGATAGAGCTGGATTAAAGTTCCTTGGTGAGTTGGTATTGATGAGTGAAAATGAGATTAAAAATATCAAAAATCTTGGTAAAAAATCTTTAGATGAAATCTCTGAGTGTCTCGTAGAGCACGGATTTGGTCCA from the Sulfurovum xiamenensis genome contains:
- the rplB gene encoding 50S ribosomal protein L2 — its product is MAIKTYKPTTPSRRYMTNLDSGDITAKASVRALLKNLPRSAGRNSNGRITSRHREAGAKKLYRIIDFKRNKFNIEGTVATVEYDPYRNCRICLIKYVDGDRRYVLQPKGLNVGDKIMSAESGLDIKTGNAMKLMNIPVGTLVHNIELNPGHGGQIARSAGGYAQIMGRDGKYVSLRLPSGEMRYVLGACLATIGTVGNEDFSNIVIGKAGRSRHLGIRPQTRGSAMNPIDHPHGGGEGKTNSGRHPVSPWGTPAKGFKTRKKKASDKLIISKRKK
- the rpsS gene encoding 30S ribosomal protein S19, with the translated sequence MARSTKKGPFIDGHLMKKVLKAKEEGSNKPIKTWSRRSVIFPEFIGLTINVHNGRQFVPVFVTENHVGYKLGEFAPTRTFKGHKGSVQKKVG
- the rplV gene encoding 50S ribosomal protein L22 → MSRALLKFVRVSPTKARLIAREVQGMNAELALAALEFMPNKAAGIVSKVIASAVANGDFEPEEVVITSCRVDKAAVMKRWRPRARGTASRIIKPTAHILVEVGVAEKTGEDA
- the rpsC gene encoding 30S ribosomal protein S3, which codes for MGQKVNPIGLRLGINRNWESRWFPAKGRAPEFIAEDHKIRKYLKKELFYAGVSNIIIERTVKKLRVNIVTARPGIIIGKKGADIEKLKATLIKMLGKDVAINIKEEKRPQASGQLAAENVATQLERRVAFRRAMKKVIQGALKSGAKGIKISVSGRLGGAEMARTEWYLEGRVPLHTLRAKIDYGFAEAHTTYGIIGIKVWIFKGEVLAKGIQAEPQEEKKGGRKPSRKRGE
- the rplP gene encoding 50S ribosomal protein L16, encoding MLMPKRTKWRKQMKGRNRGKSFRGNKIEFGDIAIKATEAGRIDSRQIEAARITMTRKISRTGKTWIRVFPDKPLTAKPLETRMGKGKGGVDKWVMNIKPGRIIFEMAGVEETLARAALTLAIHKMPFKCKIITSKDSNELY
- the rpmC gene encoding 50S ribosomal protein L29, producing MNYIDLKDKSEAELTAMLKEKKLELFTLNAKQKTMQLTNTSELRVAKKDIARIQTALTAARSK
- the rpsQ gene encoding 30S ribosomal protein S17, which translates into the protein MPKRQIQGTVIKKAGEKTATVLVERRVLHPRYHKTVKRFKKYLIHDEKNDINVGDTVSAIECRPLSKTKSFRLLEIVKRGEV
- the rplN gene encoding 50S ribosomal protein L14, giving the protein MIQGFTRLNVADNSGAKEIMCIKVLGGSKRRYASVGDVIVASVKKALPTGKVKKGKVVKAVVVRTKKEIQRENGSLIRFDDNAAVIIDDKREPIGTRIFGPVSRETRYAGFMKIVSLAPEVW
- the rplX gene encoding 50S ribosomal protein L24, whose product is MAKTFKIKKGDQVMVIAGDDKGTVGEVLQVLTKKDAVIVAGCKTAKKAVKPSEENKEGGFVNKEMPIHISNVKKVEG
- the rplE gene encoding 50S ribosomal protein L5; amino-acid sequence: MSRMKQKYNDIVPALREECGVTNAMQTPKLEKIVISVGAGEEGKDTKLIANMADTISLIAGQKAIIVNAKKSVAGFKAREGAPSGIKVTLRGENMYNFFDKLVSIALPRVKDFRGTPRKGFDGRGNYNFGLQEQLMFPEVVFDKVIKTHGMNITIVTSTEDDKQAFTLLEKLGMPFAKGRTNG
- a CDS encoding type Z 30S ribosomal protein S14, with translation MAKKSMIAKQKRKAKFSTQAYTRCNICGRPHSVYRDFGICRVCLRKMANEGLIPGMRKASW
- the rpsH gene encoding 30S ribosomal protein S8, giving the protein MMTDIIADSLTRIRNAAQRRLDVTTLLHSNTIEATVSIFVDKGYLESYKVKEDGNKKTIKVVLKYDENEKSVINEIKKISKPGRRVHQGKDEIRTFKNGYGTLVVSTSQGVLANDEAFKRGIGGEVICSIW
- the rplF gene encoding 50S ribosomal protein L6, producing MSRIGKRPVTVASGIEVSLDGTTLVAKKGNLEKRLETHGRVGISIDGSEVTFERKGDEKQDAAYWGTYRALFNNIIIGLDQGYTKSLEINGVGYRAAVQGKVLNLQLGHSHDINFDIPEGLEITVEKNVITVKGTDKQAVGQAAAEIRDFRPPEPYKGKGVKYTDEVIIRKAGKAAGK
- the rplR gene encoding 50S ribosomal protein L18 translates to MLKSIQKRKNKLRAQRKARVRGKIFGTETNPRLTVFKSNKHFYTQAIDDTTGTTLASADGRKLGLKANQEDVKKVAAEMAKNLASKNIETVVFDRNGYLYHGVVASFADALREAGIKF
- the rpsE gene encoding 30S ribosomal protein S5 encodes the protein MEEIEKEFEEVIVNIGRVTKVVKGGRRFRFTALVVIGDRNGTVGYGFGKAKEVPDAIKKAVDDAHKNLVKVNIKGTTLAHDIEHKFNASRIVLRPASEGTGVIAGGAARPVLELAGVKDVLSKSIGSNNPNNLVRATIQALTRIKA